The genomic interval CATCAATTAAAAGTCCTGTATTTTCTTTTACATATTCTTCTAAACCATCTATTTTTTTAAGTTCATCACAAATTTTTGCAGTTCTTCTACATTGCCAAACAATAGCATTGTAAACAGGTTTTCCAGTATTTTTATCCCAAACAATAGTAGTTTCTCTTTGGTTAGTAATACCAATACCTATAATATCATGTTGAGAAATTCCCTCTCTAGCAATTACCTCAGCCAAAACCCCACTTTGACTTGACCAAATTTCCATAGGGTCATGTTCAACCCAACCTTCTTTAGGATAAATTTGAGTAAATTCTTTTTGAGAAACACCAACAATTTTTTGGTCACTATCAAAAACAATAGCTCTTGAGCTAGTAGTTCCTTGGTCTAATGCTATAATATATTTTTTCTCCATAAAATCCGCCCTCCAATTTTATTCAAAATAATATACAAAAAAATGCCTAAAATATTACTAAAATTTAGTAATTTTTTTAAGCATTCACTTTATCACATTGCTTATTATTTATCTAACAAGGTAATTTTATACTGTTTTATCTATTTTGTCAAGACACATTTTCTAATCATTTCTTATTATTTTAAATCAAATTTGCCACAATTCTTTTTTAGTAGTTGAAATTCCTTCTGCTCCAGCTCTTAAAGCATTCATAACATCTTCTTTTTCATCAATAAGTCCACCTGTTATTACTGGTAAATTTACTAAATTACAAATTCTTTTTATTATTTTAGGCATTAGTCCTGGTAAAATTTCAACTGCATCAGGCTTATTTTCTCTTATATGCATTACAGTATTTTTAAATGAAAAAGAATCAAGTATAAAATATCTTTGAATAACAGGAATATTTTTCTTTTTAGCAAAAGCTACCATATTGTGTTTTGTTGTTATTATTCCATCTAAATCTATATGATTAACTAAATATTCAACACCATAATTTGAGCTAGAAAGTCCTTCTATCATATCAGCATGAACAAACACAATTTTCCCTTCTTTTTTTAATTTTGATACAATATCTTCAATATTCATTAAATTTGCCATTATTATAAAAACTATCTCACTACCACTTTCTAGTGCTTCTTTTAAATCCTGGTCATTTTTTAATGCCGGAATAATTGGATTTCTTTCCAATATTTCCCTTATGTTCATTTTCCTACCTCCAATTTTTTATTGCCTTATATTTTAAAATATACTATATATTTATGTCAAGATAAAAAAATTTAAATATTTTTTAAAATTATGATATAATAACTTGTTCTTAAGAATTAAGGTGGTGAAAACTTATGAAAAAATTTATATTTTTTATACAATATATTTTATTTAAAATTTTAAAAACTTTTTTACTTATTTTCCCAGAGAAAATACGTTTTATTTTTGCTGAAAAATTATCAGTTTTAGCTTATAAAATTTTAAAGTCAAGAAGAGTTACTTCTCTTATCAATCTAAAATTTGTTTTTCCTGAAAAATCTTTAGAAGAATTAGAAAAAATAGCTATAGAATCTTATAAAAATATAGGGAAAGCTTTTATAGGTACACTATGGTTAGATAAATATGTAAAAAAAGAAAAAAATTTTAAAATTGCTAATCCTGAAATGATGCCTGTATTAAAAGAAAGTTCTCCTGCTACTTTTGCTAATATGCACTTTGGTAATATGGAAGGATTATTAAAAATAGCTGAAGAGTTTAATGTGGTTACTGTTGGAAAAACTCAAAATAATCCCTATGTTAATGATGAAATAATAAAAAATAGAAAATGTTTTAATATAACTTTATTACAAAGAAGCCCTTCCGTAGGAAGAGAACTTGTAAAATTTGCAAAAGAAGGAAGGAATATAGCTTTATTATCTGACCAAAAGGGAAGTGGAGCAGATGTATTATTTTTCTCTGAACCAACTACAGCTCCTACTGGAGTGACTAGTATTGCTTGTAAATTTAATCGTAGATTATTTTTAGTTTATTGTATATATCAAAAGGATTTTTCGACTTTAGCCTTTATAGAGGAAATTGAAAAATGTACAGATGAAACTATCCCATTTAAAGATAGAGTTCAAAAAACTACTCAAAATATGATAAATAAAATGGAAGATGCTATAAGAAAATATCCTGAACAATGGATGTGGATGCATGATAGATGGAAATTTTATAGAAGATATAAGAAAGGTGAATTACCTAAAGAATTAATGGAATTTGCTAAAACTATAAAATAATTTTAAAGGAGAAAAAATGAAAAAAAAGATTAAAAATATTATTTTCTATATTCAATATTTATTAATAATGTTTTTTACAAAATTATTTATATGGTTACCTGAAAAAGTTCGTTTTAATATTGGAGAATTTTTTGCTGTTTTAGCGTTTAAGGTGGTTAAAGAGGTTAGATATATCACTCTTCTTAATTTAAAACTTGCTTTTCCTGAAAAATCAAATGAAGAGATAAAAAAATTAGCTATAGAATCTTGTAAAACTATGAGTAGAGCTTTTTTTGTAAATATGTGGCTTGATAAATATTTAGAAAAAGATGAAAATTTTAAAATTATTGATGAAGATTTATTACAAGAAGCTATTGATAATGGACCTTCTGTTTTTGGAGCTATGCACTTTGGAAATATGGAAGCTCCTGTAAAATTAGCCAATAGAATTCCTATAGTAACTGTGGCTAAAGATAGAACAAATCCATATATAAATAATTTAATTATAAAAAATAGAACTAGATTTAATATAGCTTTATTACAAAAAGGAAATACTACAAGTAGAGATTTAATAAAATATGCAAAAGAGGGTAGATATCCAATTTTACTTACTGACCATAGAGATAGTAATGGAACTAATATAACTTTTTTTGGAGAACCAACTACAGCTCCTACTGGAGTATCTAGTATTGCTTTAAAATATAATAGGCCTTTTTATCTTATGTATTGTGTATTGACAAAGGATAATACTACAGAGGTTTATATAAGAAAAATTGAAAAATGTGATGATGAATCTCTATCATTTAAAGAGAGAGTTCAAAAAACTGTACAAAATATGTTTAATGAAATGGAAATTGTTATGAGAGAATATCCTGAGCAATGGATGTGGTCTTATGATAGATGGAAACTATATAGCCAATATAAAAAAGGTATACTTAGAAAAGATTTAATGGATTTTATAAAGAATTTTTAAACTTATAAAATATAAAAAATAAGAAAGTCACTGTATAAAAGCAGTGACTTTTTATATAAAATTATTTTCAGACTTTCATAAATTTAATTAAAAAATAACTTTTTTAAATTATTTTTTTTATAAAAAGTATTGCTTTTTTTTTTTTGAAGTATACTCATAATAAGAAAATATTTTTTAATAATAGCAATTTAAAAAGGTATAAAAAAAAGAAAATTTTTTCTATATCTATTTTAAGTTGCTTTTTTTATTATGGGGGTGGATTATGGTAAAAGATATTGAAAAAAATTTAAAAAGATGGTTAAAAAGAAAAGTTAAAATAACTATGGGAGTTATAGTTGCTTTTTTAGTTGGAAGTTCTTTAAGTTTTGCTGACACTTTATATATTAGAGATGGAGCAAATGGAATAGAATTTAGTTTAGATAATCAAAATTGGGGAGAAAATCCATACTCTGAAAATACATTTGAAAATAATATTTATGCTAATAGAAAGAATATAGAAAGTGATTATATAGGAATATATAACACAGCTTCTAATATTTCATTAATTAATAAAAATAAAATTATTGTAAATGGTGAGAAAGGATGGGGAATATATAGTAATGAAGCTATAAAAACTTTAAAAAATAATGATTTAATAGAAATAAAAGGTGATGAGGGAGCAAATGGAATATTAACTAAAGTATTAGTAGAAGAGTTAATAAATCAAGGAATAATAAAAGCAACAACTTCTTCTGCTGGACTAAAAACAGCTTATGGAATAAATAATCAAGGAGTAATAGAAAACTTACAAAATAATGGATTAATAACAGGGAAAGGTTATTATTATGTAGGAATAGAGAATCTTAATGGAATAGTATCAAAATTAGAAAATAAAGGTATTATTATGTCAGAAGAAAGTGATTCTGCAATTGGAATAAATAATGGTCGTTATTCTTTAAATGGTGGTATAATAGATAATTTAATAAATAAAGGTATTATTGATTTAAAAGGAAATTCAAATGTTTTTGGAATACAAAATAATAGTGGAGGAACAATAGGGGATTTATTAAATCAAGGTATTATAAAAGTGGAAGCTCTTTCTGATTTAGCTTTGGTTAATGGAATAGCTAATGAGTCTAATCAGATAGAAAATATATCCAATGAAGGAATAATTGATGTAGTAGGAAATTCTGAAGTAATTGGGATAGATTTTCCAGCAAAAAAAGAAACTAAAAATAAAGGAATAATAAAAGTAACTAGTTCTTCTAATGCAACAGGTATTAATCTAGGTGGATCAGAGAATAAAAGTGAAAATTTATTAAATGAAGGAATAATTGATGTAGTAGGTTCTAATAATGGTAGAGCAATACGAAATTATCATGAAATAAATAATTTTATAAATAATGGTATTTTAAAAACAAAAGGAAATGGTGATTTCACAGCTACAATTCTTTCTGAGTCTGAAAAAATAAATAATTTAGAACAAAATGGAATTGTTTTTTCTAACAGTGTAACTATAGAGATTCCATTTTCAAATACTAGCAATATTGTAAATAATGGGCTATTAATTGGAGATTCTAGTGATTTTATAAATAAAGGTTATACTAATAACGGAATAATATTTAGTTATGATACTGCAAATAATAACTATAAAATCCAAAGATATAAAGATACAGGAGAAAATGGAATTCAAATAGGAAATAAAACTATTATAAATGCTAAACTTATTGGTGTACAAAATGAAAATACAAATAATTGGACAGCTACTGGAAGTGAAAGTATAGTTTTAGAAGATAATAAAACAGATATGATTTATAATGGAATTACTAATACTTTAAAAGTAGGTGGAGAAAAAACTCTTACAAACTCTATTGTAAATGGATATACTTCTGCTATTGTTTTTGATGAAAATGGAGGAAGTTTAACTTTAGATAATTCTATTATCAATGGTGGAGTAGATGAAACAAGTGCTACTATCAAAGGAAGTAATAATATTGATAATTTAACTTTAACTAATGGCACAATAATCAATGGAAATATTGATTTAGGTAATGGAAATGATAATTTAACTTTAGATGATGAAACTCAAATTAATGGAGATTTATTAGGTGGAGATGGAGAGGATACTTTAACATTTAATAATTCCACTACAAAATCTAATGATGATAATATAAATATTTTTGGTAGTATACACAGTTTTGAAAATATGAAGATAGATACTAATGTAACTTTCTTTGAAAATACAAAAATTACAGGAACAGAAAATATAACTATAAGTGAAAACGGAAAAATGATAGTAAG from Fusobacterium perfoetens ATCC 29250 carries:
- a CDS encoding glycerol-3-phosphate responsive antiterminator; protein product: MNIREILERNPIIPALKNDQDLKEALESGSEIVFIIMANLMNIEDIVSKLKKEGKIVFVHADMIEGLSSSNYGVEYLVNHIDLDGIITTKHNMVAFAKKKNIPVIQRYFILDSFSFKNTVMHIRENKPDAVEILPGLMPKIIKRICNLVNLPVITGGLIDEKEDVMNALRAGAEGISTTKKELWQI
- a CDS encoding lysophospholipid acyltransferase family protein gives rise to the protein MKKKIKNIIFYIQYLLIMFFTKLFIWLPEKVRFNIGEFFAVLAFKVVKEVRYITLLNLKLAFPEKSNEEIKKLAIESCKTMSRAFFVNMWLDKYLEKDENFKIIDEDLLQEAIDNGPSVFGAMHFGNMEAPVKLANRIPIVTVAKDRTNPYINNLIIKNRTRFNIALLQKGNTTSRDLIKYAKEGRYPILLTDHRDSNGTNITFFGEPTTAPTGVSSIALKYNRPFYLMYCVLTKDNTTEVYIRKIEKCDDESLSFKERVQKTVQNMFNEMEIVMREYPEQWMWSYDRWKLYSQYKKGILRKDLMDFIKNF
- a CDS encoding FGGY family carbohydrate kinase, producing MEKKYIIALDQGTTSSRAIVFDSDQKIVGVSQKEFTQIYPKEGWVEHDPMEIWSSQSGVLAEVIAREGISQHDIIGIGITNQRETTIVWDKNTGKPVYNAIVWQCRRTAKICDELKKIDGLEEYVKENTGLLID
- a CDS encoding lysophospholipid acyltransferase family protein, with translation MKKFIFFIQYILFKILKTFLLIFPEKIRFIFAEKLSVLAYKILKSRRVTSLINLKFVFPEKSLEELEKIAIESYKNIGKAFIGTLWLDKYVKKEKNFKIANPEMMPVLKESSPATFANMHFGNMEGLLKIAEEFNVVTVGKTQNNPYVNDEIIKNRKCFNITLLQRSPSVGRELVKFAKEGRNIALLSDQKGSGADVLFFSEPTTAPTGVTSIACKFNRRLFLVYCIYQKDFSTLAFIEEIEKCTDETIPFKDRVQKTTQNMINKMEDAIRKYPEQWMWMHDRWKFYRRYKKGELPKELMEFAKTIK